In the Arachis hypogaea cultivar Tifrunner chromosome 20, arahy.Tifrunner.gnm2.J5K5, whole genome shotgun sequence genome, gtgatgatcttgtaaaccACGTTGCAAAGACTAATCGGCCTGAAGTCCTTCATAGATACCGGCGTTTCAACCTTCGGAATAAGAACCAGTTAAGTCTTCGTCATCCTCGGATCAAGAGCAACATCGGAGAGCTTCTACTTAACCAAATTCCAAACATCAggaccaatgatctcccaatattccttgaagaagaaagcttgaaactCATCATGACCCGAAGCTTGAAAAGAATTCATGTGAAAAATAGTTGTTCTTACTTCTTCCAAAGTAACTGGCGGTGTAAGATCATCGCAAGCTTTCTCATACAGAGAAGGAAGAGCCACATTATCAAgacaacccaaatcaacatcatctAAACGAAAAAATAAGCTTTTGTAGAAAGACTCTACTTCACGACTCAGAACTTTCGGATCAGTCTCCCACACCCCATCCTTGAGGAAAAGACCATaaatcttattatgcttccttcgcACAAGAGTTTGAACATGAAAGAATATTGTATTTCTATCTCCGaaccttacccactgctctctgaACTTTTAGAACCATATGAGCTCTTCTTGCACTTGAGTATTATTATAGTCATCAATCAATTGCTACTCTTTGTGATGCAAATAAATATTATCCACCACTTCCAAATGCTTCTGCAAATAACTAATTTGGTGTTGTAATTCACATTTCCTAACAAAAATGTTATCGAACACCTTCCAATTAAACTCTAAAAAATTCTTCTACACTTCTGAAAGCTTGCTATGAATTTctctattaccagaccaccaATACTGGTTCATAATATCCCTGTACCCGAGATGAGTAACCCAAGCAGTAACAAATGGGAAAGGTCAATTCCCTTTAAGATAAGAACGACCTTTACAACGCATCAGTATAAGACAATGATCAAAGTGAAGTCCATTTAAATTTTTTGCATAGGCCTCTGAAAAGATAGATAACCAACCACTATTTATATAAACTCGGTCAAACTTCTTTACCACGTCAACATAATATTCTACCCTCTTGTATTAAGAGAACCGTCTTCCAATAATCTTCAGATCAAACCAATACTCAAATAACTTAGATGTACTCAGTTGTACTCCTATATTTTATTaccctattttttttattatcttcttaTCAATTTAGTAGAAAATTGAATCTAAATCAATTTAATGTAAgttcttttttcaattatttacaaAGTTACGATTTTTCTTCCAATCCAAATGCACAAATTTCTCAATCTTCACATccgcaaaattctaagttttctATTGCAATATTTTTCAAATCCAATGAGCCAAAATTCAAATACTcatttttcttctcaatttcaagTCCCATCCAATTTGCAAGTtctatttttctcaaataatcaaagtTCAGGATcacttccattttcattttctgcCCTATTTAATCCAATAGTTGGAAAAATAGGAATACACCCTCTAATCCATTTCAAACTCAAAGTGTTGAGAGTTCATTTGATCCATCAATCCAGACGCCAGTTGAATTGACACATACACAACATTTGGAATTTTCTAACAACGAAGGCTTAGAGGTTATTGATCTCAACAACAACCATGTTAAATATAAATGCCAAGACAGTGGTCATTGTCAATAGGAAGAGAATAAACTACTCGTAAGTACATGGTTAAATATCTTAATGAATGATCAAGCATCACAAAGAATTCATGAGTATTGTGATAAAAGTAATCCTAACTTGATCAAGAGAAGAGCATTGCAATGAAACTATGATGGCATAGGATTAATGCTGGGGCACAAAGATTTGGTAGTTGTCATGATCAAGCATCATGAAGAATAAGGAGTGGTTcaaatgaaaataatgtaatggAGTTAGCCCACCAACTCTTTGAAGCCACTGAAACGAAGAAATACAGTTTTGTTCACTAGTGTTTGACGATGTTTTACAAGGTCGCACTTCAAAGATAATAAACTACACTATAAATGATAACTTGTACAATATGAGATTATTTATCAAATGAGATGTATCTTAAATGGACAATGTTTGTTAAAATAAAATCCCAACCACAACGAAATAAACGAAAGTTATCTACATAATATCAAGAAGGATAACAAAAGCATGTAGAACGAGCATTTAGAGTGTTACAAACTCATTTCACAATCAGCCCATCACGATTTTGGGAAAACTTGGAAAAATAATGAGAGCTTGCATCAATATACCGTGCTAGTAACTATACTAAACTCCCTTTGCTCCTAAGAAATTCATTCAAAGAAATGTCGAATTTCATTACCGACAAAAGCATCAACGGCAGAGTTTATTATTacagtgtcttttttttttctttcaaagttAGAAATGAGACTCAAACCTGCGACCTCTAAATAAGTATAAAAAGACTAGGTCATTtaaactataactcattggctaatATTACTGTGTCTTTCTTATTACTTTATTTAtgtaatgtatttttttttattgttatacttaattagataatattttaaagtCTATTTTCATCCGTGTgtaatatcttttaaatatgatatatagacattaattttttattttatatttatattttagttaaaTATGATATGTAgacttaaattatttttaattatttcaaatcattttaattaaatttaaattaaaatgagaCCAAACATTAGagtgacaaataataataataataataataataataataagagagggaaaaaaaaagacccaccattattaaaattgaaaatctTATGAGTCACTTGGGTTGTTTAACAGACATGTTCCAAAAAACACAATTCCAGAAATGTCTGACAAACCATGAAATCCCCAAAAATGGGCTTCGCATTGGAATAATTATTACACAAGAAAGAAAACTACGGAGGAAAAAACTGTCTCACCGGCAATTTCGAAAGAACAACTTAATTTCGTCATTGTTGAATATACTACAAAATGAACTGTGCAATTAACCTTCCAGTGCTGAAGCTCCAGATATAATCTCAATCAATTCAGTGGTGATTGATGCTTGACGAGTTCTGCCAGAAAAATGAACaaaatcagcattctacaacttcaAATGCAAAATACACACCAGAACAAGCGAGTCATTGTACGCGTGCCACAACCAAAtacaagagagagaaagtagtgACCTGTTGTAGGTGAGAGTGAGTCGGTCGAGCATATCTCCGGCGTTCCTGCTAGAGCTGTCCATGGCAGACATTCTTGCTCCTTGTTCACTGCAAGCATTCTCCAACACCCCATTGAACAATATCTGTAGCAAAAGTGGGTATAAAATACAAAATCGTAAGTACAGTGTGACAGAAAGACATTAAATTAACTGGTAAAAGATTTTATGGATTGCCCAAAACTATCAATTTGAATTGAACAGTTTGACAAAAGAAACCATAAACATTAAGCGAAATCTACACTCACACAAGAAAACTGGAACTCAGCCAGATTCTGAAGAACTTCTCCTTTTGTCTCGGCACCTTCAATTTCATAAGAGTCTAGCTCCCCAAGCTTTCCCCCAGCTTCAGCCTCTCTCTCCACAATCTACAGGAAATTGAAATCATTAACAATACTAGAATTAGCAGATGGTATGCAATTAAACTCAAACTGCAAAACATATTCAAGTCCCTTCAAGTCTTGCTGCATAACATGTAAAGGGCAAAGGTCCACTGCAGTGACAACTTGGATACCCTAGACAACATAATGCTGGATAAGTAGTACCTCAGGAGAGAGCACAGTTGACACAGTTGGCATAAATTGGACAACTGAATGGAACTTGTTGAACACAATCCTTAAGGCATCAAACTCCACATTCTTTAGGATGTCATCTGCCAAGACTGAAACCTGAAAACATAACAATTCCAAAGAATGAAAAAGTCAGGAAAgagtcatcaatcaacaattttgATTCACCATAATCAAAGTCAACATGAAGTTTCCACCTTCAACATCAAGTATTACTCTACTAAGCAGGGCTGGCTATATACTATATCAAACAATGCCAATATGCTCCATCAACGGCTAAAATTTTCAGTGATTCCATGTAGACTAAATTCACAATTTCAACAAGCCACGAGtgcttaattatttttttaaagggGTAAACAAAAGATTTCAACATTAAAATGTAAAAAACACACTACTAACTTTTAATTTGCAGAATATTCTCTGTTACAAATATCCGTCTCAGTTGCTGAATTCACTTTTCCTTAATTATTAAACTATTGATCCCTATCATTTTCCACTGTAATTAAAAGTCACAAGACCAAAATATAAGAAGTTAAATGCAAAAATTAACACAAACACAAGAACTTTAAATCAGAAGTTATACGGGAAGAAAATTAAACCATGGAGCAGTTAAGAGACAGAATAAATAACCTGAGAATAGTTCAGGGGGTTCTTCTGCAGCTCAGTTATGCTGAGACTAATGTCATTCTTGGAATCACGTATCAATTGAGCCTTAGCCTTCTCACCCAATATGACATACTTTGTCTCTTTCTCAGGCCCTATAGAAGTAAGGATGTATAATAATCAATAgccaaaaatagagaaaaaggaaAGCGAGAGAGAGAGACTAGAATAAACCGGAATACACAAAACACTGCTGTAATTTAAGAcaggatatttttaaaaaaaagtgtatAAAGGAGAAAAATTATTAGTCCTCAATGCAAATCCACGTAATTTTTTTCCGATAAAAGGAATCCACGAAAATATTATATTCACATAAAATATTTGAATATCACCAGTTCTATAGGACTTTAATTATtacttgttttaaaatttttcaatactAACTGTCATTTGTTACAAGATTTTAGTCAATATGCACGTAACATTCAATTGTACTACTGAATGAGTAGTATGAGTATATCAtatgttaattttctatgttggACACCACCACCCAGACAAGCATGCCAATGAAATACAAGGATCTCATATTCCCTGTTTCTTTCTGATTAAACAAGTACTCGATATTTACTCTCAAAACCCCAACTTCTGCAGCATTTGACTTTCATATTTCAGTTAGAATTGACATGAGGAGTAATTTATGTTTGGTAGTTCAATCTGAGAAGTGATTTTGACAACATTGAGTGAAACCTAGAAGTGATCATCACTTCTACTGAAAATCTGGAATTGATTTTGGATTGCTACAATCCATTTTAGCGATAGCTAGCAATGAAACCAAACAAGATGCTAAAAAAAgagacgaaaaaaaaaaaaaaacaattctaAGACCTAGAATGGGTATTCAGGGCTGCAAACATCCAACAAACATGCTCTGGCCACTGAAAGAGGATCATCATCATCCGAACATTTTCTATTATAAAATCATTGAATATAACAAAATTACAGTTTCAACCGTTTCATTTTAATAAGTGAACACAATTCTGACAAACATAAATAGTAATTAACCCAAGAAGATATGAAGTGGAATAAGTACCAGAGCTCAATTTGTGCAAAATCCTGCTTATCTTGACAGATGTGGAATTGATACCACCACAAAGACCTTTGTCTGAAGAAATGGTAACAATAACACTCTTCTTGACATTAACACCTAAACACCATTTCAAATTCATCAGAAActcaatctaattaaaaaaacagatgtgtgtgtgtgagagctAACCCATGTCATAAAACTATTGCAAAATCACTACAAGAATAGGTATATGGAAAAAATCAGAAtatgtaataaactaataatcgAACATCAATCACCATTCTTAAACTGTTAAAAGAAGGCCAAAAAGATAAAAAGAGTGCACTACATACTGGGAGAGTCACCCAGAAGGGCAGTGAATGGTTGCCAGAGACCACGGGAGTTTTCGGCTCTGGTTTGAATAGCTCTAAGCTTAGAGGCTGCAACCATCTTCATTGCCTTTGTGATCTTCTGGATATTCTTAACACTCTTCATCCTGTTTCTCACTGCACCATTCAATTACACAAACAccaaaaaaatgctagtgaataattttattaagaataaaaaCTTCTACCACGGAACAAAACCAATAAAAAACATCAAAACATCATTAGATATTGATCCTTACCAACTTGAGTCGAAATAGAGCGCACTCCATTGGGAGCTTGTTCTCTGTTAATAACGTAAAATCATGTGCTTTAGCGAACATATAACATCTACCATCACATTGcatatataaatatgtaaatttcagATCTTCAGATTCAAAAAACAGAATGCTCagcataaaaaagaaaaataaaaaaaatgatgctAGATCATGATTTGTTTTCGTTACAGCGGAAAACGAGAAATATTTCTCAGATCAAAAATTTCTCTAGGCTAAGGTTAATTTCTTCGAATCCCTAACAAGAAAAGTAGAATGGAAATTGTGGAACTGACTGAGAGTGAGAGATGAGAGAGGAGCGGATAGGAGAAGAGAGGAGTGGGGTGGCGAATCGCCTCCCTTCACGACGGAGAGCAGCCATGGCCATTTCGGTAACAGGGAGATTCTTCTCGTTCGGTGATCGGTTCTTCCGAAACCCTAGGGTGATGGTGATGCGATGATAGGGTGCAGCGTTGTTTGGTTCCGAAACAGGGTGTGTTTCTTCTCTTTACTTTTTCACTCGTGTTGTGTCAACCCTACGCACTTCTCACTTTCACTAGCTTCAATTACATGACTGGTTCAATAACATGACCACGTGGCGCAATACATTTTTTTAAAcgctttttaataattaaaatttaatttatataatcgactaaattgtgttatttttgtcacaaacaaattaatttgaccgaaaaatcaataaatcaaattttgaactgatctaaattattattttttttataaaaaatgactataatactcttattataaaaaatgagtaaaatattcttattatatattaattttaaaaattttaaattctaattctatAATAGCATAGagaaaagagaaatattagaatttagaattttaaaatatatagtaGAAATATTTTAAGTCGTTTTCTATAATCAggattttatagttatttttattaaaaaatgttaatttaAATCGGTTCAAGATTTGGTTTATCGATTTTTTGGTCAAACCGATTTATTTcatctaattttgataaaaataatacaatttgatTGATTATATAGATtgcatattaattattaaaa is a window encoding:
- the LOC112783452 gene encoding ATP synthase subunit gamma, mitochondrial → MAMAALRREGRRFATPLLSSPIRSSLISHSQEQAPNGVRSISTQVVRNRMKSVKNIQKITKAMKMVAASKLRAIQTRAENSRGLWQPFTALLGDSPSVNVKKSVIVTISSDKGLCGGINSTSVKISRILHKLSSGPEKETKYVILGEKAKAQLIRDSKNDISLSITELQKNPLNYSQVSVLADDILKNVEFDALRIVFNKFHSVVQFMPTVSTVLSPEIVEREAEAGGKLGELDSYEIEGAETKGEVLQNLAEFQFSCILFNGVLENACSEQGARMSAMDSSSRNAGDMLDRLTLTYNRTRQASITTELIEIISGASALEG